From one Streptomyces sp. CA-210063 genomic stretch:
- a CDS encoding PEP/pyruvate-binding domain-containing protein: MTTLDERHGEHGEGAHDGAPSLCGDTLRSHVVPLSQPTASLPLLAGSKAAHLARAARAGLPVLPGFVIPYRSLDAHREERAGGTSTLSHAWDELSEHGARPLVVRSSSPQEDTRESSLAGRFDSVLDVRGWEEFRAAVRTVLGSARQPDGDSAPMAVLVQPMLRARVGGVLFGADPVSGRTDRMLVSAVRGGPDTLVSGEQPGTSYWLSRWGRLLRTESTERTEPGESAEPKESPQSPQSAAPAEPWEPTKTGESAAPRRAAGPSESAARTEAAGVRQSAGVRQSAGNGRPLLTASELRRLARLARRAARVFGEPQDIEFGFDEEGRLWLFQSRPITAMGARPPRGARLLGPGPVAETLPGQLEPLEEDLWVAPMARGLAFALDIGGSAPRRHLRTAPAVRTVGGRAAADLRLLGAVPPRHPRLAWLNPAPGARLLGAAWRVGRLKRTLPGLALDLVADVDRRLAETPPPGELPTAELISALRWTRATLVSLHAQEALAGALLPEPHVTAAGMALATLAETRHRDLPDRQVVAAEPVVLALTAPSLWGDLRLPRPEGTIRDGSPTVTTDAPTTPGAASEYATPATASASTTPAAVSPSAPSIPPTHTVTLPARHRTASAAASARRRAASPSASHRTASVSVGALPPREALRLRVRWVQELQVRMVREAVRRLLVRGVVGDARRAGLLRWKEFVTVLEAGGLPRDFEERLPRAASAPLPDMFRLAEGGVVVAERTALRSGDGVRGVSGGRAIGTAWDGEGTGPSDAVLVVRTLDPALAPLLPRLSGLVAQTGSPLSHLAVLAREFGVPAVVGVDDAVRRFPPGTRLTVDGTSGDVRAEVP; the protein is encoded by the coding sequence ATGACGACGCTCGACGAACGTCACGGAGAACACGGGGAGGGTGCTCACGACGGGGCGCCGTCCCTGTGCGGCGACACACTCCGTTCTCACGTCGTCCCCCTGAGTCAGCCGACGGCCTCACTCCCCCTTCTCGCCGGTTCCAAGGCGGCCCATCTCGCGCGGGCGGCTCGCGCGGGGCTGCCTGTGCTGCCCGGCTTCGTGATCCCGTACCGCTCACTCGACGCGCACAGGGAGGAGCGCGCGGGCGGTACCTCCACCCTGTCGCATGCCTGGGACGAGCTGTCCGAGCACGGTGCGCGCCCCCTCGTCGTACGGTCCTCCTCGCCGCAGGAGGACACGCGGGAGTCCTCTCTGGCGGGACGGTTCGACTCGGTGCTCGATGTGCGGGGGTGGGAGGAGTTCCGGGCGGCGGTGCGCACGGTGCTCGGCTCGGCGCGGCAGCCCGACGGCGACAGCGCGCCCATGGCGGTGCTCGTCCAGCCGATGCTCCGGGCCCGGGTCGGAGGTGTGCTGTTCGGGGCGGACCCCGTGTCCGGGCGGACCGATCGGATGCTGGTCAGCGCGGTGCGGGGCGGGCCCGACACGCTGGTCAGCGGTGAACAGCCGGGGACGAGTTACTGGTTGAGCCGGTGGGGGCGGCTGCTGCGGACGGAGTCGACGGAGCGGACGGAGCCGGGGGAATCGGCGGAGCCGAAGGAGTCACCACAGTCACCACAGTCGGCGGCGCCGGCGGAGCCGTGGGAGCCGACGAAAACGGGCGAGTCGGCGGCGCCGAGGAGGGCGGCAGGTCCGAGCGAGTCGGCGGCCCGGACGGAGGCGGCCGGGGTGCGGCAGTCGGCCGGGGTGCGGCAGTCGGCCGGCAACGGCCGGCCGCTGCTCACCGCCTCCGAACTGCGTCGTCTCGCCCGTCTCGCTCGCCGGGCCGCCCGGGTGTTCGGTGAGCCGCAGGACATCGAGTTCGGCTTCGACGAGGAGGGGCGGCTGTGGCTGTTCCAGAGCCGGCCGATCACGGCGATGGGGGCGCGGCCGCCGCGTGGTGCCCGGCTGCTCGGTCCCGGGCCGGTGGCGGAGACCCTGCCGGGTCAGTTGGAGCCGTTGGAGGAGGACCTGTGGGTGGCGCCGATGGCCCGTGGGCTCGCTTTCGCGCTCGACATCGGCGGCAGTGCGCCACGCCGGCATCTGCGGACGGCACCGGCCGTCAGGACGGTCGGCGGGCGGGCCGCGGCTGATCTGCGGCTGCTGGGCGCCGTCCCGCCGAGGCATCCCCGGCTCGCGTGGCTCAACCCGGCGCCGGGTGCCCGGCTGCTGGGGGCCGCCTGGCGGGTGGGGCGGCTGAAGAGGACGTTGCCGGGGCTGGCGCTGGACCTGGTGGCCGACGTGGACCGGCGGCTCGCCGAGACCCCGCCGCCCGGGGAACTGCCGACCGCCGAGCTGATCTCGGCCCTCCGCTGGACGCGCGCCACCCTGGTCTCGCTCCACGCCCAGGAAGCTCTCGCGGGCGCCCTGCTCCCGGAGCCTCATGTCACGGCCGCGGGCATGGCCCTCGCCACCCTCGCGGAGACGCGGCACCGGGACCTGCCGGACCGCCAGGTGGTGGCCGCCGAGCCCGTGGTTCTGGCGCTGACCGCCCCCAGCCTGTGGGGCGACCTGCGGCTGCCCCGCCCCGAGGGCACGATCCGAGACGGCTCGCCGACGGTCACCACCGACGCCCCCACCACCCCGGGCGCGGCTTCGGAATACGCCACGCCCGCAACGGCTTCCGCCTCCACCACCCCCGCGGCAGTTTCCCCATCCGCCCCCTCCATTCCCCCCACGCACACAGTCACCCTCCCCGCCCGCCACCGCACTGCCTCCGCCGCCGCCTCCGCCCGCCGCCGCGCGGCTTCCCCTTCCGCCTCCCACCGCACGGCCTCCGTCTCCGTAGGCGCTCTCCCACCCCGTGAGGCCCTGCGGCTGCGTGTCCGTTGGGTGCAGGAGTTGCAGGTCAGGATGGTGCGGGAGGCGGTTCGCAGACTGCTCGTGCGGGGTGTGGTGGGCGATGCCCGGCGGGCGGGGCTGTTGCGGTGGAAGGAGTTCGTCACCGTGCTGGAGGCGGGGGGACTGCCGCGTGACTTCGAGGAGCGGCTGCCCCGGGCCGCGTCCGCGCCGCTCCCCGACATGTTCCGGCTCGCGGAGGGTGGTGTGGTCGTCGCGGAGCGCACCGCCCTGCGGTCCGGGGACGGAGTACGGGGTGTGTCGGGCGGGCGGGCGATCGGCACCGCGTGGGACGGCGAGGGGACCGGGCCGTCGGATGCCGTGCTGGTGGTCCGCACCCTCGATCCGGCGCTCGCCCCGCTGCTGCCCCGGCTCTCGGGGCTGGTCGCGCAGACGGGCAGCCCGTTGTCCCATCTCGCGGTCCTTGCCCGGGAGTTCGGGGTGCCCGCGGTGGTCGGTGTCGATGACGCGGTGCGCCGTTTCCCGCCGGGGACCCGGCTGACGGTCGACGGCACGTCCGGCGACGTACGGGCGGAGGTGCCGTGA
- a CDS encoding uridine kinase yields MGRVRFEAITWERLGDLLADRLLDLKPDDGSPWPRIAFDGAPAAGPGDLAALVSEALRIRGRPSLVVGTEGFLRPASLRFEYGHEDVEAYYDGWFDTAALWREVFGPLDAGGTGRVLPDLWDPTTDRATRSPYVQLPPGAILLTHGPLLLKHWFPFDLTVHVLLSPGALRRRTPERDYWTLPAFERYETETDPATTADVLVRADDPRHPAWNG; encoded by the coding sequence ATGGGCCGTGTGCGATTCGAAGCGATCACCTGGGAAAGGCTTGGCGACCTTCTCGCCGACCGCCTCCTCGACCTGAAACCGGACGACGGCTCCCCCTGGCCCCGTATCGCGTTCGACGGCGCCCCGGCCGCCGGCCCGGGCGATCTCGCCGCCCTTGTGTCGGAGGCGCTGCGCATACGCGGCCGTCCTTCGCTCGTGGTGGGCACCGAGGGCTTCCTTCGGCCGGCGTCGCTCCGGTTCGAGTACGGCCACGAGGACGTGGAGGCGTACTACGACGGCTGGTTCGACACCGCTGCCCTGTGGCGCGAGGTCTTCGGTCCGCTCGATGCGGGCGGCACGGGCCGGGTCCTGCCCGACCTCTGGGACCCCACCACGGACCGCGCGACCCGCAGCCCCTACGTTCAACTCCCGCCCGGTGCCATCCTGTTGACGCACGGCCCCCTCCTCCTGAAGCACTGGTTCCCTTTCGATCTGACCGTCCACGTCCTCCTCTCCCCGGGCGCACTGCGCCGCCGTACCCCCGAGCGCGACTACTGGACCCTCCCCGCCTTCGAGCGCTACGAGACCGAAACCGACCCGGCCACCACCGCCGACGTCCTGGTACGCGCCGACGACCCACGACACCCGGCCTGGAACGGCTGA
- a CDS encoding CBS domain-containing protein, producing MTTAGDIMHRGAQWIPAHETLDRAAQLMRQLNVGALPISDENERLCGIVTDRDIVVGCVALGHDPSTITAGELAKGTPRWIDANADISEVLEEMKGHQIRRLPVIENKRLVGMISEADLAHHLSDDQIASWAESVYAKSATH from the coding sequence ATGACCACCGCCGGAGACATCATGCACCGCGGCGCCCAGTGGATCCCCGCCCACGAGACCCTGGACCGGGCCGCCCAGCTGATGCGCCAGCTGAACGTCGGAGCGCTCCCCATCAGCGACGAGAACGAACGGCTCTGCGGCATCGTCACGGACCGGGACATCGTCGTCGGCTGTGTCGCTCTGGGCCATGACCCGTCCACGATCACGGCGGGCGAGCTGGCCAAGGGCACACCGCGCTGGATCGACGCGAACGCCGACATCAGCGAGGTGCTCGAGGAGATGAAGGGGCACCAGATCCGCCGGCTCCCGGTGATCGAGAACAAGCGTCTCGTCGGCATGATCAGCGAAGCCGACCTGGCCCACCATCTGTCGGACGACCAGATCGCCTCCTGGGCCGAAAGCGTCTACGCGAAGAGCGCGACGCACTGA
- a CDS encoding phosphatase domain-containing putative toxin codes for MFVGVLLGYLALWATGSLGILAASYVAHETTSAPEGTRSVRGIHNFQPVGTDGKLWRGAVPSPAGYQALADLGFTTVVDLRAEKLSAAQLALPREAGLDVVRVQMRDGQTPTPEQVQRLLDTVSENSGPVFVHCGAGVGRTGTMAAAYLVRTGQEESSGAVWRNLSVGPPSVEQIYYGLMLEQERETARPPFPVVAVSRLVDAPRRIWSYV; via the coding sequence GTGTTCGTCGGAGTACTGCTCGGCTATCTCGCGCTGTGGGCCACGGGTTCGCTCGGCATCCTGGCGGCGTCGTACGTGGCGCATGAGACGACCTCGGCGCCCGAGGGGACCCGCTCGGTGCGGGGCATCCACAACTTCCAGCCCGTCGGCACGGACGGCAAGCTGTGGCGCGGCGCGGTGCCCTCCCCCGCCGGCTACCAGGCGCTCGCCGACCTCGGTTTCACCACGGTCGTCGACCTGCGCGCCGAGAAGCTGAGCGCCGCGCAGCTCGCCCTGCCGCGCGAGGCGGGCCTCGATGTCGTACGGGTGCAGATGCGCGACGGGCAGACCCCGACGCCCGAGCAGGTGCAGCGTCTGCTGGACACCGTCTCCGAAAACTCCGGGCCGGTGTTCGTGCACTGCGGTGCCGGCGTCGGCCGTACGGGGACGATGGCCGCGGCCTACCTCGTACGGACCGGGCAGGAGGAGTCGTCCGGAGCGGTCTGGCGCAATCTGTCGGTCGGGCCGCCGTCGGTCGAGCAGATCTACTACGGGCTGATGCTGGAGCAGGAGCGGGAGACCGCGCGGCCGCCGTTCCCGGTGGTCGCGGTGAGCCGCCTCGTCGACGCGCCGCGCCGCATCTGGTCGTACGTGTAG
- the corA gene encoding magnesium/cobalt transporter CorA, with the protein MSMAGNLRKVTGLDKVGGLRKMARLARRRPRVDLSHPARSPLGTSVVNCVTYHKGVRSPGGRDVIEAVKQVRRHDHGFVWLGLHEPTQREFAGIAELFDLHPLAVEDAVEAHQRPKLERYGDTLFAVFKTVCYVEHTELTATSEVVHTGEIMVFVGADFVITVRHGRHGSLGPLREELETNPEQLAKGPAAVLHAIADHVVDDYLNVTDSVQTDIDQVETDVFAANGSRVDPGRIYQLKRELLELKRAVAPLARPLQELTSRPIRVVDPETQAYFRDVSDHLLRATEQIAAFDELLNSILQAHLAQVSVAQNEDMRKITAWAALIAVPTMVCGVYGMNFEHMPELHWKFGYPLVLGVIATACVTLYRGFKRNGWL; encoded by the coding sequence ATGTCCATGGCAGGGAATCTGCGGAAGGTCACCGGCCTCGACAAGGTCGGCGGCCTCCGCAAGATGGCACGGCTGGCCCGGCGTCGCCCACGCGTCGACCTCAGTCACCCGGCCCGCTCCCCGCTGGGCACCTCGGTGGTGAACTGCGTGACGTACCACAAGGGCGTCCGCTCCCCCGGCGGCCGCGATGTCATCGAGGCCGTCAAGCAGGTCCGCAGGCACGACCACGGCTTCGTCTGGCTCGGGCTGCACGAGCCGACACAGAGGGAGTTCGCCGGCATCGCCGAGCTCTTCGACCTGCACCCACTGGCGGTCGAGGACGCGGTCGAGGCCCATCAGCGCCCGAAGCTGGAGCGATACGGCGACACCCTGTTCGCAGTGTTCAAGACCGTCTGCTATGTCGAGCACACCGAACTGACCGCGACCAGCGAGGTGGTGCACACCGGCGAGATCATGGTCTTCGTCGGCGCCGACTTCGTGATCACGGTACGGCACGGGCGGCACGGCTCACTCGGCCCGCTGCGCGAGGAACTGGAGACGAATCCGGAACAACTGGCCAAGGGTCCGGCCGCGGTGCTGCACGCGATCGCGGACCACGTGGTGGACGACTATCTGAACGTCACGGACTCCGTGCAGACAGACATCGACCAGGTCGAGACCGATGTGTTCGCCGCGAACGGCTCGCGCGTCGACCCCGGCCGCATCTACCAGCTCAAGCGCGAACTGCTCGAACTGAAGCGGGCGGTGGCCCCACTCGCCCGCCCTCTCCAGGAGCTCACCTCACGGCCGATCCGGGTGGTCGACCCGGAGACACAGGCCTACTTCCGGGACGTCTCCGACCACTTGCTGCGGGCCACCGAGCAGATAGCCGCGTTCGACGAACTGCTGAACTCGATCCTGCAGGCACATCTCGCGCAGGTCAGCGTGGCGCAGAACGAGGATATGCGGAAGATCACGGCGTGGGCGGCGCTCATCGCCGTGCCGACCATGGTGTGCGGGGTGTACGGCATGAACTTCGAGCACATGCCCGAGCTGCACTGGAAGTTCGGCTACCCGCTGGTCCTCGGAGTCATAGCCACCGCTTGTGTCACCCTCTACCGAGGCTTCAAGCGCAACGGCTGGCTGTGA
- a CDS encoding glutamate synthase subunit beta — MADPKGFLTTPREEWPRRPVEERVRDWDEVYVPGALLPIISRQADRCMDCGIPFCHDACPLGNLIPEWNDLVSREDWRAASDRLHATNNFPEFTGRLCPAPCEAGCVLAINQPAVTIKNVEVAIADRAWEDGLTPPRPPDRLSGMTVAVIGSGPTGLAAAQQLTRAGHTVAVYERADRIGGLLRYGIPAFKMEKRHLDRRLEQMRAEGTKFRTSTAIGKDIGAAELRARYDAVVIATGATAWRELDVPGRELGGIHQAMEYLPLADRVCEGDLEVSPLSAAGKHVVIVGGGDTGADCLGTAVREGAASVTQLDIYPLPVAERDEDVDPWPTYPKVYRLSAAHEEARDLRTAPAASADARLFAASTLRFSGDEAGHVRALHLVEVDERRQPRPGTGRTLPADLVLLALGFSGPDRHDGLVDQLGLALDPRGTITRGPDFATNVPGVYAAGDAARGQSLIVWAIAEGRAVAAAVDHRLTGAERLPAPIGPYDRPMTA, encoded by the coding sequence ATGGCCGATCCCAAGGGTTTTCTGACCACCCCACGCGAGGAGTGGCCCCGTCGGCCCGTGGAGGAGCGGGTGCGGGACTGGGACGAGGTGTATGTTCCCGGGGCGCTCCTGCCGATCATCAGTAGGCAGGCCGACCGCTGCATGGACTGCGGGATCCCGTTCTGCCACGACGCCTGTCCGCTGGGGAACCTGATCCCCGAGTGGAACGACCTCGTGTCGCGGGAGGACTGGCGGGCGGCGAGCGACCGGCTGCACGCCACGAACAACTTCCCGGAGTTCACCGGGCGGTTGTGTCCCGCGCCGTGCGAGGCGGGGTGTGTGCTGGCGATCAATCAGCCCGCGGTGACCATCAAGAACGTCGAGGTGGCCATCGCCGACCGGGCTTGGGAGGACGGTCTCACGCCGCCGCGCCCGCCCGACCGACTGTCCGGGATGACGGTCGCCGTCATCGGCTCCGGGCCCACCGGGCTGGCGGCGGCGCAGCAGTTGACGCGGGCCGGGCATACGGTCGCGGTGTATGAACGGGCCGACCGGATCGGGGGGTTGCTGCGGTACGGGATCCCCGCGTTCAAGATGGAGAAGCGGCATCTGGACCGGCGGTTGGAGCAGATGCGGGCGGAGGGTACGAAGTTCCGTACGTCGACGGCCATAGGGAAGGACATCGGAGCGGCCGAGCTGCGGGCCCGGTACGACGCCGTGGTCATCGCGACCGGTGCCACGGCCTGGCGGGAACTGGACGTACCTGGGCGGGAGTTGGGCGGTATTCATCAGGCGATGGAGTATCTGCCGCTGGCGGACCGGGTGTGCGAGGGGGATCTGGAGGTGTCGCCGCTGTCGGCGGCCGGGAAACATGTCGTGATCGTCGGGGGTGGTGACACGGGGGCTGACTGTCTGGGGACGGCGGTGCGGGAAGGGGCCGCGTCCGTGACCCAGTTGGACATCTATCCGCTGCCGGTGGCGGAGCGGGACGAGGATGTCGATCCCTGGCCGACGTATCCGAAGGTCTACCGGCTCTCGGCGGCGCACGAGGAGGCGCGCGACCTTCGGACGGCGCCGGCGGCCAGCGCTGACGCGCGGCTCTTCGCGGCGTCCACGCTCCGCTTCAGCGGGGACGAGGCGGGGCACGTACGGGCGTTGCATCTGGTCGAGGTGGACGAGCGGCGACAGCCCCGGCCCGGCACCGGGCGGACGCTTCCCGCCGATCTTGTCCTGCTCGCCCTCGGGTTCTCCGGGCCGGACCGCCATGACGGGCTCGTCGACCAGCTCGGGCTGGCCCTCGATCCGCGCGGAACGATCACGCGGGGGCCGGATTTCGCGACCAATGTGCCTGGCGTGTACGCCGCCGGGGACGCCGCCCGGGGGCAGTCCCTCATCGTCTGGGCGATCGCCGAGGGGCGGGCGGTGGCCGCCGCGGTCGACCACCGGCTGACCGGGGCGGAGCGGCTGCCGGCGCCGATCGGACCGTACGACCGGCCGATGACGGCGTAG
- a CDS encoding SAM-dependent methyltransferase, which translates to MEFVMSGLSPVEIDTSRPHPARMYDWYLGGKDNYPVDEAMGKQMLALDPRVPVMARVNRAFMHRSTRWLAEHGVRQFLDIGTGIPTEPNLHRIAQRVAPDASVVYCDNDPIVLAHAGALLRGTPEGRTEYLQADVRDPDAVIEGAKQVLDLGRPVALSLIALLHFVSDEDGAHALVERLMSELPSGSHLVITHATADFTPEESKAATEKLKAAGVTLALRSREEFSRFFDGLELVDPGVEVPHHWHPELGEPVAGQDDGVIPGYGAVARKP; encoded by the coding sequence ATGGAGTTCGTCATGAGCGGGCTTTCCCCCGTCGAGATCGACACGAGCAGACCCCATCCCGCGCGGATGTACGACTGGTACCTCGGCGGCAAGGACAACTACCCCGTCGACGAGGCGATGGGCAAGCAGATGCTCGCCCTCGACCCCCGGGTGCCGGTGATGGCACGGGTCAACCGTGCCTTCATGCACCGCTCCACGCGCTGGCTGGCGGAGCACGGCGTACGGCAGTTCCTCGACATCGGCACCGGCATCCCGACCGAGCCGAACCTGCACCGGATCGCCCAGCGGGTCGCCCCCGACGCGAGCGTCGTCTACTGCGACAACGATCCCATCGTGCTGGCCCACGCGGGGGCCCTGCTGCGCGGTACGCCCGAGGGGCGGACCGAGTATCTGCAGGCCGACGTGCGCGACCCGGACGCCGTCATCGAGGGCGCCAAGCAGGTGCTGGACCTCGGCCGACCCGTGGCGCTCTCCCTGATCGCGCTGCTGCACTTCGTCTCCGACGAGGACGGCGCGCACGCCCTGGTCGAGCGGCTGATGTCCGAGCTGCCCTCCGGCAGCCACCTCGTCATCACCCATGCCACCGCCGATTTCACCCCGGAGGAGTCGAAGGCGGCGACGGAGAAGCTCAAGGCCGCGGGCGTCACCCTGGCCCTGCGCTCCCGCGAGGAGTTCAGCCGCTTCTTCGACGGCCTCGAACTGGTCGACCCCGGCGTCGAGGTGCCCCACCACTGGCACCCCGAACTCGGCGAGCCCGTCGCCGGCCAGGACGACGGGGTCATCCCGGGGTACGGGGCGGTGGCGCGCAAGCCGTAA
- a CDS encoding DUF397 domain-containing protein, with the protein MDRIKSQSRTRTNTQAHIRVYNGMPARELGSEGWHKPWSGGNGGNCLEAMKLADGRIAVRQSTDPDGPALIYTPDEMNAFIQGAKAGVADFLLS; encoded by the coding sequence ATGGATCGCATCAAGTCGCAGTCGCGCACGCGCACCAACACCCAGGCGCACATACGCGTATACAACGGCATGCCCGCGCGGGAGCTGGGCAGCGAAGGCTGGCACAAGCCCTGGAGCGGCGGCAACGGCGGCAACTGCCTGGAGGCCATGAAGCTCGCCGACGGCCGGATCGCCGTACGGCAGTCCACCGACCCCGACGGACCCGCGCTGATCTACACACCCGACGAGATGAACGCGTTCATCCAGGGCGCGAAGGCGGGGGTGGCCGACTTCCTGCTGTCCTGA
- a CDS encoding DUF2293 domain-containing protein: protein MAALTTPPPRTGLVVVQALRKKHCAECRSGPVALLVLEEGAPRCLDCADLGHLVFLPRGDTALTRRAREESSLSAVVVRFNRRRSRYERQGVLVEEAALARAEERCLADAEARRRRRVRDARRRAAEDVRFTDAFATEIRRLFPACPAERAREIAAHASVRGSGRVGRSAAGRALSEVAVTSAVIASIRHVDTSYDQLLMADVSRYEARRRIAGVVEGRLREWRGAG from the coding sequence ATGGCAGCGCTCACTACTCCCCCGCCCCGCACCGGACTTGTCGTCGTACAGGCACTCAGGAAGAAGCACTGCGCCGAGTGCCGGAGCGGCCCGGTCGCGCTGCTCGTACTGGAGGAGGGAGCGCCGCGGTGCCTCGACTGCGCGGACCTCGGGCACCTGGTGTTCCTGCCCCGGGGCGACACCGCGCTCACGCGGAGAGCCAGGGAGGAGAGTTCGCTGTCGGCCGTGGTCGTACGGTTCAACCGGCGCCGGAGCCGGTACGAGCGACAGGGCGTCCTGGTCGAGGAGGCCGCGCTCGCCCGGGCCGAGGAGCGATGCCTGGCGGACGCGGAGGCACGGCGCCGGCGCCGGGTGCGGGACGCCCGACGGCGGGCGGCGGAGGACGTGCGCTTCACGGACGCGTTCGCCACGGAGATACGGCGGCTGTTCCCCGCCTGCCCTGCCGAGCGAGCCCGGGAGATCGCCGCCCACGCCTCGGTGCGCGGCAGCGGCCGGGTCGGCCGGAGCGCGGCCGGCCGCGCCCTGTCGGAAGTGGCGGTGACCTCGGCGGTCATCGCGTCCATACGGCACGTGGACACGTCGTACGACCAGCTGCTCATGGCCGACGTGTCACGGTACGAGGCACGGCGACGGATCGCGGGGGTGGTGGAGGGGAGGCTGCGGGAGTGGCGGGGGGCTGGGTGA
- a CDS encoding helix-turn-helix domain-containing protein, with protein MSEPRSAPTVGQVVLGRRLLELRERAGIRREDAGRVLHVTAATVRRMETAEVALKIPYLQLLLKAYGVGDEEAETFVRLAEEANKPGWWQRYHDILPGWFSMYVSLEGAAALIRGYDPHFVPGLLQTEDYARAVMTSGAIGQTKPEDIERHVALRMQRQELLTRKDAPRLWFVMDETALRRPVGGPAVMRAQLDRLLEAMELSHVTLQVATFDTGPHPGTYGPFVLFRFAMPELPDMVYSEYLTGAVYLDDRSQVATHLEVMDRMAAQAATAQRTKEILRDLRKEL; from the coding sequence ATGAGCGAGCCGCGGTCCGCGCCGACGGTCGGCCAGGTCGTGCTGGGCCGACGTCTGCTGGAACTGCGCGAGCGCGCCGGCATCAGACGTGAGGACGCCGGGCGCGTCCTGCATGTCACCGCCGCCACGGTCCGCCGTATGGAGACCGCCGAGGTCGCCCTCAAGATCCCCTATCTCCAGCTCCTGCTGAAGGCGTACGGGGTCGGCGACGAGGAGGCCGAGACCTTCGTCCGGCTCGCCGAGGAGGCCAACAAACCCGGCTGGTGGCAGCGCTACCACGACATCCTCCCGGGCTGGTTCTCCATGTACGTCAGCCTGGAGGGTGCGGCCGCCCTGATCCGCGGCTACGACCCCCACTTCGTCCCCGGACTGCTGCAGACCGAGGACTACGCGCGCGCCGTCATGACCTCGGGCGCCATCGGCCAGACCAAACCCGAGGACATCGAGCGCCATGTAGCCCTGCGCATGCAACGACAGGAACTGCTCACCCGTAAGGACGCGCCCCGGCTGTGGTTCGTGATGGACGAGACCGCCCTGCGCCGCCCCGTCGGCGGACCGGCGGTCATGCGCGCCCAGCTCGACCGACTGCTGGAGGCCATGGAGCTGTCCCATGTGACGCTGCAGGTCGCCACGTTCGACACAGGACCGCATCCCGGCACGTACGGGCCGTTCGTCCTGTTCCGTTTCGCCATGCCCGAACTTCCGGACATGGTCTACAGCGAGTACCTGACCGGCGCCGTCTACCTGGACGACCGCTCCCAGGTGGCGACCCACCTCGAGGTCATGGACCGCATGGCGGCGCAGGCCGCCACGGCACAACGCACGAAGGAGATCCTCCGGGATCTCCGCAAGGAGCTCTGA
- a CDS encoding anthrone oxygenase family protein, protein MIDGPYFVLTVLGLLGTGIVAGVFCGFSTFVMKGLASLPPAQGVAAMQAINVSALTPAFMLVFAGTAVLCAVLAVVTFVLWPDEGRVELLLGSALYLFGCFGVTMMANVPRNETLAKLDAGTPEAAAYWRAYMSEWTTWNHVRMAASAAAALSYLLALA, encoded by the coding sequence ATGATCGATGGGCCGTACTTCGTACTGACGGTGCTGGGGTTGCTCGGGACGGGGATCGTGGCGGGCGTGTTCTGCGGGTTCTCGACGTTCGTGATGAAGGGGCTGGCGTCGTTGCCGCCGGCGCAGGGCGTGGCGGCGATGCAGGCGATCAATGTCAGTGCTCTGACCCCGGCGTTCATGCTCGTGTTCGCAGGTACGGCGGTGCTGTGCGCCGTGCTGGCCGTCGTGACGTTCGTGCTGTGGCCGGACGAGGGCAGGGTGGAGTTGCTGCTGGGCAGTGCGCTGTACCTGTTCGGCTGCTTCGGGGTCACGATGATGGCGAACGTGCCGCGCAACGAGACGCTCGCCAAGCTGGACGCGGGGACGCCGGAGGCCGCCGCGTACTGGCGCGCGTACATGAGTGAGTGGACGACGTGGAACCACGTCCGGATGGCCGCCTCGGCTGCCGCGGCCCTGTCGTATCTGCTGGCGCTGGCCTGA